The following are encoded together in the Silurus meridionalis isolate SWU-2019-XX chromosome 2, ASM1480568v1, whole genome shotgun sequence genome:
- the si:dkey-51a16.9 gene encoding RING finger protein 122 isoform X2 — protein sequence MNLLQWYYRCSCDESLRLVDCKMTSDVTYPLPLNVYIIILGIGLFIFMLSLIFCCYLFSLRRQVTQEQFGYNEVILKGSEKKLSLIGQTCAVCLEEFKSREELGVCPCSHAFHKKCLVKWLEIRSVCPMCNKPICRLHPDPLQGAEGLQNPMQV from the exons ATGAACCTACTCCAATGGTATTACA GGTGTTCGTGTGATGAAAGCTTACGCCTTGTAGACTGCAAAATGACCTCAGATGTCACATACCCTCTCCCCCTGAATGTCTATATCATCATTCTTGGCATTGGCCTCTTCATCTTTATGCTGAGCCTTATCTTCTGTTGCTATCTGTTCAG CCTGAGACGACAGGTCACACAGGAGCAGTTCGGATACAATGAG GTTATTCTGAAGGGCTCAGAGAAGAAGCTAAGCCTTATTGGT CAGACCTGTGCTGTTTGTCTAGAGGAGTTTAAGAGCAGGGAGGAGCTTGGTGTTTGCCCCTGCTCACATGCTTTCCATAAGAA GTGTTTGGTAAAGTGGCTGGAAATCCGAAGTGTCTGCCCCATGTGCAATAAACCTATCTGCAGGCTCCATCCTGACCCTCTGCAGGGGGCTGAGGGTCTACAGAACCCAATGCAGGTGTGA
- the pkd2l1 gene encoding LOW QUALITY PROTEIN: polycystic kidney disease 2-like 1 protein (The sequence of the model RefSeq protein was modified relative to this genomic sequence to represent the inferred CDS: inserted 1 base in 1 codon), which yields MQRLNSRAESHLSSQVECELQSVGKRGWVNQAYCGTPPQVRNSVSTVYNIPPHFGTPNPYQAEATVLNQEPEKKKSGCCSTLVKGLWGTTLTEDTTKNQELFLKTTLRELFVYILFLVDICLLTYGMTSSNTYYYTKVMNDLFVNSFESIGSMDDFWTYAEGPLMDGLYWTTWYNNQPLDTGSHSFIYYENMLLGVPRMRQIKVKNNSCKVPTDFRSEIADCFDVYNEKKEDESVFGLVNGSAWNYHTETEMKGSSHWGLLSTYSGAGYYQDLALNKSDSAAVIEELKENLWLDHGTRAVFIDFTTYNANINLFCVIRLVVEFPATGGAIPSYQIRTVKLIRYVTSWDYFIIGCEMVXCVFILYYIVEEILEVRIHKCSYFTSIWNILDVVVLLLAVVAIVFNVFRTIKVNNLLGSLLKNSSIYADFEFLAFWQTQYNNMNAVNLFFAWIKIFKYISFNKTMSQLSSTLARCATDILGFAVMFFIVFFAYAQLGYLLFGTQVESFSTFQKCIFTQFRIILGDFDYDSIDRANRILGPIYFFTYVFFVFFVLLNMFLAIINDTYSEVKEELASQNDDLHITDLFKQTVMKLKFKKDRISDVQKALDGSKDLEFRDFRETLKEMGHDDQDISEAFSKYDHDGNQILDRKEQEKMKRELEEKRNALNTELQNLTHGKKADDDDERKNPSSLTQERFQMLVKQVAEMEGALAITMSKIDMLMEKLGLQDPEKANKTQNNGKTPGNQK from the exons ATGCAGCGCTTAAACAGCAGGGCAGAGAGCCATCTGAGCAGTCAGGTAGAGTGTGAACTACAGAGTGTAGGAAAACGAGGGTGGGTGAACCAGGCATACTGTGGTACCCCTCCACAGGTACGAAACTCTGTCAGCACTGTCTACAACATTCCACCCCATTTTGGTACACCTAACCCCTACCAGGCCGAGGCCACAGTGCTAAATCAAGAGCCAGAAAAGAAGAAATCCGGATGCTGCTCTACTTTAGTTAAAG GACTATGGGGAACAACACTGACAGAGGACACAACAAAAAACCAGGAGCTCTTTCTCAAAACAACTCTCAGAGAATTATTTGTCTACATTCTTTTCTTAGTGGACATATGTTTAT TGACCTATGGCATGACCAGCTCAAACACCTACTACTACACTAAAGTCATGAATGATTTGTTTGTGAATTCATTTGAGTCGATTGGCAGCATGGACGATTTTTGGACA TATGCAGAAGGTCCACTGATGGATGGCCTTTACTGGACTACATGGTACAATAACCAGCCTCTTGACACTGGCTCACACTCCTTCATTTACTATGAGAACATGCTCCTGGGAGTCCCTCGTATGCGACAgataaaagtgaaaaacaatTCGTGCAAGGTGCCCACAGACTTTCGTTCTGAAATCGCAGATTGTTTTGATGTGTacaatgagaagaaagaagatGAAAGTGTGTTTGGACTCGTCAATGGATCAGC ATGGAACTACCACACAGAAACTGAGATGAAAGGATCGAGTCACTGGGGTTTGCTGTCCACATACAGTGGAGCAGGATATTATCAGGACCTTGCTTTGAATAAAAGTGACAGTGCTGCTGTTATAGAAGAACTCAAAGAAAACCTGTGGCTGGACCATGGAACTAGAGCTGTGTTCATTGATTTTACAACATACAATGCCAACATCAATCTCTTCTGTGTTATAAG GTTGGTGGTTGAGTTCCCTGCCACTGGTGGAGCAATACCTTCCTACCAGATCCGGACAGTCAAACTGATTCGGTATGTTACCTCATGGGATTACTTCATCATCGGCTGTGAGATGG TTTGCGTGTTCATTCTTTACTACATTGTGGAGGAGATACTGGAGGTCCGCATACACAAATGCTCATACTTCACCAGCATCTGGAACATTCTGGATGTGGTAGTGTTACTG ctTGCTGTTGTTGCAATCGTCTTCAATGTGTTCCGGACTATCAAAGTAAACAATCTACTTGGAAGCTTACTAAAAAATTCTAGCATTTACGCAGATTTTGAATTTCTGGCATTTTGGCAAACTCAGTACAACAACATGAATGCTGTAAACTTGTTTTTTGCTTGGATCAAG ATATTCAAATACATCAGTTTCAATAAAACAATGTCACAGCTGTCCTCTACGCTGGCACGCTGTGCCACAGACATCCTGGGGTTTGCCGTCATGTTCTTCATTGTGTTTTTCGCCTATGCCCAGCTGGGCTATCTTCTGTTTGGTACTCAGGTTGAATCATTCAGCACATTTCAGAAATGCAT CTTCACACAGTTTCGGATCATCCTTGGAGACTTCGACTACGATAGCATTGACAGAGCAAACAGAATCCTGGGGCcaatatattttttcacatatgtgttctttgtcttctttgtgTTACTG AACATGTTTCTAGCCATTATCAATGATACATACTCTGAGGTTAAGGAGGAGCTTGCTTCCCAAAATGATGACCTCCATATTACAGACCTTTTCAAACAG ACTGTGATGAAGCTGAAATTCAAAAAGGACAGAATCTCAGATGTTCAGAAGGCCTTGGATGGGTCAAAAGACTTGGAGTTCAGAGACTTTAGAGAAACACTAAAAGA AATGGGTCATGATGATCAGGATATCTCTGAAGCTTTCTCTAAATATGATCATGATGGCAATCAGATTCTCGACCGTAAGGAGCAGGAGAAAATGAAACGAGAGCTGGAGGAAAAAAGG aaTGCACTCAACACAGAGCTTCAAAACCTTACGCATGGAAAAAAAGCAGATGATGACGACGAGAGGAAAAACCCAAGCTCACTGACTCAGGAACGCTTTCAGAT GTTGGTTAAACAAGTGGCTGAAATGGAAGGTGCTCTAGCAATCACAATGTCCAAGATTGACATGCTCATGGAAAAACTGGGATTGCAGGACCctgaaaaagcaaacaaaacacaaaacaatggGAAAACACCTGGCAACCAGAAATGA
- the atoh7 gene encoding protein atonal homolog 7: MKPCTTTCEDLGSDCDPQDLEKLHRVDQKRAAANARERKRMQGLNTAFDQLRKVVPQWGQDKKLSKYETLQMALSYIMALNRILSDSSTNSDPHRQWLELQYDSMQTESYPCIVKYNSPSEHECMYTSLSYHYEDF; the protein is encoded by the coding sequence ATGAAGCCTTGCACAACAACCTGTGAGGACTTGGGTTCTGATTGTGATCCCCAAGACCTAGAGAAGCTTCACAGAGTGGACCAGAAAAGGGCGGCAGCCAATGCCAGAGAAAGGAAGAGGATGCAGGGTTTGAATACAGCTTTCGACCAACTGCGCAAAGTGGTTCCTCAGTGGGGTCAGGACAAGAAACTTTCAAAGTATGAAACGTTGCAGATGGCTCTCAGCTACATCATGGCCCTCAATCGTATTCTGAGTGATTCGAGCACAAACAGCGACCCTCACAGGCAATGGTTGGAACTGCAGTATGACAGCATGCAAACGGAGAGCTACCCCTGCATCGTGAAATACAACTCACCCTCTGAACACGAGTGCATGTATACTTCCTTATCCTACCATTATGAGGATTTCTAA